From bacterium, the proteins below share one genomic window:
- the polA gene encoding DNA polymerase I translates to MTNKDAPRLVVIDGANAIYRAFFAIPNLRAPDGTPTNAAYGFVTMLAKVLREEQPTHVAFAADPKGGSFRKKLYAEYKAGRDKQPEDLGAQMPLVADLCEAFGVKQLEVPDFEADDVIASLVASAPKGASVCIVSTDKDLMQLVRPGVELLDTAKNRRIDAEAVEERFGVPPAKLLDVRALVGDPSDNIPGVKGIGEKGAAKLILEFGDLDALLERAEEVKAKRAREGLLEHAEDARLSRELSTLRDDVSLEAAWTGLEVQTPDQDRLRTLYTKLGFTRLLDTLEGDGESDGAATAGDAAEVETTLVRDEAGLEAAIEGLAGAERIAVHPVTSEGTAVSRRLQGLALCGEDGRASYLAIAGDGLLDRDGVPLEGAAEALRRLVVDGAAHWLAFDTKGVQSLFAGLGVSLPLPEVDVEVAGHMLVSTGAHQLTPLAIEHLGRTVASWEELAGRGAKAKSVEDLGVEAVGAWAGEQAAAILALGDVLRERLEADELTSLFTEVEIPLTAVLSKMERAGVRIDEDHLAHLSTEYEGELARIEKEIHALAGEEFLISSPKQLSVILFEKLGLPILKKTKTGYSTAESVLEQLQEHHELPGRILAWRKLAKLKSTYIDALPPLVDETTGRIHPSFHQLGAATGRLSASNPNVQNIPIRGSEGARIREAFVPAEGRVLLAADYSQVELRIVAHYSGDDSLIDAFRNGDDIHRRTAAEVAGIALEDVDDDQRARAKAVNFGIIYGSSAFGLSQQLGIAAGEAQETIDAYFERYAGVRRFLDETKEQAKKDGFVRTWMGRRRYLPDLSSRNRVLRQAAERMATNTVIQGTAADLIKKAMVDVDQALDASALSATMIMQVHDELVFETTEDEREALTALVTDRMEQVAELSVPLTVDVGFGPNWRDAH, encoded by the coding sequence GTGACGAACAAAGACGCCCCCCGACTGGTCGTGATCGATGGCGCGAACGCCATCTATCGCGCGTTCTTCGCGATCCCCAACCTGCGCGCCCCGGACGGGACGCCGACGAACGCGGCCTACGGCTTCGTGACGATGCTCGCGAAGGTCCTGCGCGAGGAGCAGCCGACCCACGTGGCCTTCGCGGCCGATCCGAAGGGCGGCTCCTTCCGGAAGAAGCTCTATGCGGAGTACAAGGCCGGGCGGGACAAGCAGCCCGAAGACCTCGGCGCGCAGATGCCGCTGGTCGCCGATCTCTGCGAGGCCTTCGGCGTCAAGCAGCTCGAGGTTCCGGACTTCGAGGCCGACGACGTGATCGCGAGCCTCGTGGCGTCCGCGCCGAAGGGCGCCTCGGTGTGCATCGTGTCGACGGACAAGGACCTGATGCAGCTCGTCCGTCCCGGTGTCGAGCTGCTCGACACCGCGAAGAACCGGCGAATCGACGCCGAGGCCGTCGAGGAGCGCTTCGGCGTTCCGCCGGCGAAGCTGCTGGACGTCCGCGCCCTCGTCGGCGATCCGTCGGACAACATCCCCGGCGTGAAGGGGATCGGCGAGAAGGGGGCGGCCAAGCTGATCCTCGAGTTCGGCGATCTCGATGCGCTCCTCGAGCGCGCCGAGGAGGTCAAGGCGAAGCGCGCCCGGGAAGGGCTGCTCGAGCACGCCGAGGATGCGCGGCTCTCGCGGGAGCTCTCGACGCTTCGCGACGACGTGTCGCTCGAGGCCGCCTGGACGGGGCTCGAGGTCCAGACCCCCGATCAGGATCGACTTCGCACGCTCTACACGAAGCTCGGGTTCACCCGGCTGCTCGATACCCTGGAAGGCGACGGAGAGAGTGACGGCGCGGCGACGGCCGGGGACGCGGCGGAGGTCGAGACGACCCTGGTGCGCGACGAAGCGGGGCTCGAAGCCGCGATCGAAGGACTGGCCGGGGCCGAGCGGATCGCGGTCCACCCCGTCACGTCGGAGGGCACGGCGGTCTCGCGCCGACTGCAGGGGCTCGCGCTCTGCGGGGAGGACGGTCGGGCGAGCTACCTCGCGATCGCCGGTGACGGACTCCTCGACCGCGACGGCGTTCCCCTCGAAGGCGCCGCGGAAGCGCTCCGCCGGCTCGTGGTCGACGGGGCTGCGCACTGGCTGGCCTTCGACACGAAGGGGGTCCAGAGCCTCTTCGCCGGGCTCGGCGTGTCGCTGCCGCTCCCGGAGGTCGACGTCGAAGTCGCGGGCCACATGCTCGTCTCGACCGGCGCCCACCAGCTGACGCCGCTCGCGATCGAGCACCTGGGCCGGACCGTGGCGTCCTGGGAGGAGCTCGCCGGGCGCGGCGCCAAGGCGAAGTCGGTGGAGGATCTCGGTGTCGAGGCCGTCGGGGCCTGGGCGGGCGAGCAGGCCGCCGCGATCCTCGCCCTCGGCGACGTGCTTCGCGAACGCCTCGAGGCGGACGAGCTCACCTCGCTCTTCACCGAGGTCGAGATCCCGCTGACGGCGGTGCTCTCGAAGATGGAGCGCGCGGGGGTCCGGATCGACGAGGACCACCTCGCCCATCTGTCGACGGAGTACGAGGGCGAGCTCGCTCGGATCGAGAAGGAGATCCACGCGCTGGCGGGAGAGGAGTTCCTGATCTCGAGTCCGAAGCAACTCTCGGTGATCCTCTTCGAGAAGCTCGGGCTTCCGATCCTGAAGAAGACGAAGACCGGGTACTCGACCGCGGAGAGCGTGCTCGAGCAGCTTCAGGAGCACCACGAGCTGCCCGGACGGATCCTCGCCTGGCGCAAGCTCGCCAAGCTGAAGAGCACCTACATCGACGCGCTGCCGCCGCTGGTCGACGAGACGACGGGTCGGATCCATCCGAGCTTCCACCAGCTCGGCGCGGCGACCGGTCGGCTGTCGGCCTCGAACCCGAACGTGCAGAACATCCCGATCCGCGGGAGCGAGGGCGCGCGCATCCGCGAGGCCTTCGTGCCGGCGGAGGGGCGGGTGCTGCTGGCCGCGGACTACTCCCAGGTCGAGCTGCGGATCGTGGCCCACTATTCCGGAGACGACTCGCTGATCGATGCCTTCAGGAACGGCGACGATATCCATCGCCGCACGGCGGCCGAAGTCGCGGGCATCGCTCTCGAGGACGTCGACGACGACCAGCGTGCCCGCGCCAAGGCCGTGAACTTCGGGATCATCTACGGATCCTCCGCCTTCGGCCTGTCACAGCAGCTCGGCATCGCTGCCGGCGAGGCACAGGAAACGATCGACGCCTACTTCGAGCGCTATGCGGGGGTCCGTCGCTTCCTCGACGAGACCAAGGAGCAGGCGAAGAAGGACGGCTTCGTCCGCACGTGGATGGGACGGCGCCGATATCTCCCGGACCTCTCCTCGCGGAACCGGGTGTTGCGCCAGGCGGCGGAGCGGATGGCGACCAACACGGTCATCCAGGGCACCGCGGCGGACCTCATCAAGAAGGCGATGGTCGACGTCGACCAGGCCCTCGATGCGTCGGCGCTCTCGGCCACGATGATCATGCAGGTCCACGACGAGCTCGTATTCGAGACGACCGAGGACGAGCGGGAGGCGCTGACGGCGCTGGTCACGGACCGGATGGAGCAGGTCGCCGAGCTCTCGGTGCCGCTCACGGTGGATGTCGGCTTCGGGCCGAATTGGCGGGACGCCCACTGA
- the egtD gene encoding L-histidine N(alpha)-methyltransferase: protein MRPSAAPDRSLDIDWIEVPPGNDQLDFGSAVRDGLSGPAKSLPSQFFYDAEGSRLFEEICDLPEYYLTRAEAEILERAAPSIAARHPRIETIVELGSGSAIKTEFLLRAFLETRDDLCYAPIDVSRAALEESIERLERDHEDLEIRPALAEYEAGLAELRALDLGPTLTLWLGSSIGNLTKTDAAAFVTRVARDMQPDDRLLVGIDLRKDRATLEAAYDDAAGITARFDLNLLARINRELGADFDLDAFRHVVHYDEDSGAVKSFLESRTDQQVEIPGADLAVPFQAGERIHTEDSHKYGPDEIRALAETAGLRVEEQIRDAAGRFTVSIFACA, encoded by the coding sequence ATGCGACCGAGCGCGGCCCCCGACCGAAGCCTCGACATCGATTGGATCGAGGTGCCTCCAGGGAACGACCAGCTCGACTTCGGGAGCGCCGTCCGCGACGGCCTGAGCGGCCCCGCGAAGTCCCTGCCGAGCCAGTTCTTCTACGACGCAGAGGGCTCGCGCCTCTTCGAGGAGATCTGCGATCTCCCCGAGTACTACCTCACACGGGCGGAGGCGGAGATCCTCGAGCGCGCCGCGCCCTCGATCGCGGCGCGGCATCCCCGGATCGAGACGATCGTCGAGCTGGGCAGTGGAAGCGCGATCAAAACCGAGTTCCTGCTGCGGGCCTTCCTCGAGACCCGCGACGACCTCTGCTACGCGCCGATCGACGTCTCCCGCGCCGCGCTCGAAGAGAGCATCGAGCGACTCGAGCGTGACCACGAGGACCTCGAGATCCGCCCGGCCCTCGCCGAGTACGAAGCAGGGCTGGCCGAGCTGCGCGCGCTCGACCTCGGCCCGACCCTGACGCTCTGGCTCGGTTCCTCGATCGGCAATCTGACCAAGACCGACGCGGCGGCGTTCGTCACGCGGGTCGCGAGGGACATGCAGCCCGACGATCGACTTCTCGTCGGGATCGACCTGCGCAAGGATCGCGCGACCCTCGAGGCCGCCTACGACGACGCCGCAGGCATCACCGCGCGCTTCGACCTGAATCTCCTGGCCCGCATCAATCGCGAGCTCGGGGCCGACTTCGACCTCGACGCGTTCCGGCACGTCGTCCACTACGACGAGGATTCCGGCGCCGTGAAGAGCTTCCTCGAGAGCCGGACCGACCAGCAGGTCGAGATCCCCGGCGCCGACCTGGCGGTTCCGTTCCAGGCGGGTGAACGGATCCACACCGAGGACTCGCACAAGTACGGCCCCGACGAGATCCGGGCCCTCGCGGAGACGGCGGGCCTGCGCGTCGAGGAGCAGATCCGCGACGCGGCGGGTCGCTTCACGGTCAGCATCTTCGCCTGCGCCTGA
- a CDS encoding tRNA pseudouridine(13) synthase TruD: protein MSDSSSAGSPPPLRIRSSPEDFRVVEEPLYSATGEGQHTFLLVEKRDRTTEQVARDLARVSGVPARDVGYAGRKDRHAVTRQWFSLEGVDPDAARDFPLEGAEVLEALRHGNKLRTGHLRGNAFEIVLRGDHEIDLAPIEARVAEALARGIPNRFGEQRFGRDGDNAERAREMLAGGRAPRDKRKARFLVSALQSEIFNAVLESRADAFDEVMLGDLARVEESGGLFWVDDPETDAARARAFEISATGPIIGTKMREPRDDAATLEAEVLSRFGFASGRDLKPPRGVRAQGTRRPLRVRPEGLAIEPQEGGRALRLVCRLPPGAYVTVLIETLVGPVADASRVE from the coding sequence GTGAGCGACTCCTCGTCGGCGGGGTCGCCTCCGCCGCTGCGCATCCGCTCCTCGCCGGAGGATTTCCGGGTCGTCGAGGAGCCCCTCTACTCCGCGACCGGCGAGGGCCAGCACACGTTCCTCCTCGTGGAGAAACGCGACCGCACGACGGAGCAGGTCGCGCGCGATCTCGCGCGCGTGAGCGGCGTGCCTGCTCGCGACGTCGGCTACGCCGGGCGCAAGGACCGCCACGCCGTCACGCGGCAGTGGTTCTCCCTCGAAGGCGTCGATCCCGACGCCGCGCGGGACTTCCCGCTCGAAGGGGCGGAGGTCCTCGAGGCCCTGCGCCACGGAAACAAGCTGCGGACGGGGCACCTGCGCGGGAATGCCTTCGAGATCGTGCTGCGCGGGGACCACGAGATCGATCTCGCGCCCATCGAGGCGCGCGTCGCCGAGGCGCTCGCGAGAGGGATCCCGAATCGCTTCGGCGAGCAGCGCTTCGGCCGCGACGGGGACAACGCCGAGCGAGCGAGGGAGATGCTCGCCGGCGGGCGCGCGCCGCGCGACAAGCGAAAGGCGCGCTTCCTGGTCTCCGCGCTCCAGTCCGAGATCTTCAACGCCGTGCTCGAATCGCGCGCGGACGCCTTCGACGAGGTGATGTTAGGCGACCTGGCGCGGGTCGAGGAGAGTGGCGGGCTCTTCTGGGTGGACGATCCCGAGACGGACGCGGCCCGGGCGCGCGCCTTCGAGATCAGCGCCACGGGCCCGATCATCGGAACGAAGATGCGCGAGCCCCGGGACGACGCGGCCACCCTCGAGGCCGAGGTGCTCTCGCGCTTCGGCTTCGCGAGCGGGCGTGACCTGAAGCCCCCGCGCGGTGTCCGGGCGCAGGGAACGCGGCGACCGCTCCGGGTCCGGCCCGAGGGGCTCGCGATCGAGCCCCAGGAGGGTGGGCGGGCGCTTCGCCTGGTGTGTCGCCTGCCTCCCGGAGCCTACGTGACGGTCCTGATCGAGACGCTCGTCGGACCGGTTGCCGACGCCTCCCGGGTCGAATGA
- a CDS encoding TetR/AcrR family transcriptional regulator — MSRDQKKAESRKRILEAARDVFFRDGFMSANLDEMAEKAGVAKGTLYRYFESKADLYVAVLTNNYEIFLELMVEAGERGDSGLERVQSIARFYFDHWMDHPDYFQIFWAVDNESVIGELPKDVLEKIEEFWERNLNVIHGALVYGVERGEFVECDTWEVATMLWSVADSLIESDNTRARRKIRRRPLEPLFMHAVDVIMRGILVDPSAVALSPPAEEKKSTLVKMA; from the coding sequence ATGTCCCGAGATCAGAAGAAGGCGGAGAGCCGGAAGCGGATCCTCGAAGCCGCGCGCGACGTGTTCTTCCGCGACGGTTTCATGAGCGCGAATCTCGACGAGATGGCCGAGAAGGCGGGCGTCGCGAAGGGCACGCTCTACCGCTACTTCGAGAGCAAGGCCGACCTCTACGTCGCCGTGCTCACGAACAACTACGAGATCTTCCTCGAGCTGATGGTCGAGGCGGGCGAGCGCGGCGATTCCGGTCTCGAACGGGTCCAGTCGATCGCGCGCTTCTACTTCGATCACTGGATGGACCATCCGGACTACTTCCAGATCTTCTGGGCCGTCGACAACGAGAGCGTGATCGGTGAGCTGCCGAAGGACGTCCTCGAGAAGATCGAGGAGTTCTGGGAGCGGAATCTCAACGTGATCCACGGTGCGCTCGTCTACGGCGTCGAGCGGGGCGAGTTCGTCGAGTGCGACACCTGGGAGGTCGCGACGATGCTCTGGAGCGTCGCGGACAGCCTGATCGAGTCGGACAACACGCGCGCGCGCCGCAAGATCCGTCGCCGCCCGCTCGAGCCGCTCTTCATGCACGCGGTCGACGTGATCATGCGAGGCATCCTCGTCGACCCCTCCGCGGTGGCCCTCTCGCCGCCGGCGGAGGAGAAGAAGAGCACCCTGGTCAAGATGGCGTAG
- a CDS encoding ribonuclease HII, which yields MPTREPPSESPRPLAQLRAAFASAESDEALELLLKELEPDSRAGARQLADRARRTLATRAGERERLARLLALRDELAAAGARGIAGVDEVGVGPLAGPVIAAAVVLPRDVHLEGLDDSKKVPKARRERLAEEIEAIAVGIGFGEVGPEEIDQRGIYQAALEAMRRSVASLGRVVPVDHLLVDARTVPGADVPQTPIVKGDSKDASIAAASIVAKVRRDAQMAVLGVRYPAYGFERHMGYGTAEHMAALERFGPCPIHRHSFAPVEEAARRKRLAPS from the coding sequence TTGCCCACGAGAGAGCCCCCGTCCGAATCGCCGCGCCCCCTCGCGCAGCTCCGCGCCGCGTTCGCGAGCGCGGAGTCCGATGAGGCCCTCGAGCTCCTGCTGAAAGAGCTCGAACCGGATTCCCGCGCCGGCGCGCGGCAGCTCGCGGATCGCGCGCGGCGCACGCTGGCGACCCGGGCGGGCGAGCGCGAACGACTCGCCCGTCTGCTCGCGCTGCGCGACGAGCTCGCCGCCGCCGGAGCGCGCGGGATCGCCGGGGTCGACGAGGTCGGCGTCGGTCCCCTCGCCGGGCCGGTGATCGCGGCGGCGGTCGTGCTGCCGAGGGACGTGCACCTCGAGGGCCTCGACGATTCGAAGAAGGTCCCGAAGGCGCGGCGCGAGCGGCTCGCGGAGGAGATCGAAGCGATCGCCGTGGGCATCGGCTTCGGGGAGGTCGGCCCTGAGGAGATCGACCAGCGCGGCATCTATCAGGCGGCCCTCGAGGCGATGCGCCGGTCCGTCGCGAGCCTCGGTCGGGTCGTGCCCGTCGACCACCTGCTCGTGGACGCACGGACGGTACCGGGGGCCGACGTGCCTCAGACGCCGATCGTGAAGGGGGACTCGAAGGACGCGAGCATCGCCGCCGCGTCGATCGTCGCGAAGGTGCGCCGCGACGCGCAGATGGCGGTGCTCGGCGTGCGCTATCCCGCCTACGGGTTCGAACGCCACATGGGCTACGGCACCGCAGAGCACATGGCCGCCCTCGAACGCTTCGGTCCCTGTCCGATCCACCGCCACTCCTTCGCGCCGGTCGAAGAGGCGGCGCGGCGAAAGCGCCTGGCGCCGTCGTGA
- the cysK gene encoding cysteine synthase A: MNIASSVSDLIGGTPLVKLNRVVGDCQATILGKLESANPGNSVKDRIGLAMIEAAERSGDLVPGKSTIVEPTSGNTGIALSLVAASKGYPVVIVMPDTMSPERRATMRAFGAKIVLTEGAKGMKAAIEKANEIADRIPDSFMPQQFRNPANPDIHFATTGPEIWDDTDGAVDAIVAGVGTGGTITGVARYIKPKKPSFQAIAVEPEDSPILSGGQPGPHKIQGIGAGFVPDVLETDALDGVIQVSNDEAVAMAQRLAKEEGLLCGISAGANVKAAIEFGSRPENAGKTIVTIICDFGERYIQTVLFDAIRYDGSDTID; the protein is encoded by the coding sequence ATGAACATCGCATCCTCCGTGTCCGATCTGATCGGCGGGACTCCGCTGGTCAAACTGAACCGTGTCGTCGGGGACTGCCAGGCCACGATCCTCGGCAAGCTCGAGTCGGCGAACCCGGGCAACAGCGTGAAGGACCGGATCGGTCTCGCGATGATCGAGGCCGCGGAGAGGTCCGGGGACCTGGTCCCGGGCAAGTCGACGATCGTCGAGCCGACCTCCGGGAACACCGGGATCGCGCTCTCCCTCGTCGCGGCGAGCAAGGGGTACCCGGTCGTGATCGTCATGCCCGACACGATGAGCCCCGAGCGCCGCGCCACGATGCGCGCGTTCGGCGCGAAGATCGTCCTGACCGAGGGCGCCAAGGGCATGAAGGCCGCGATCGAGAAGGCCAACGAGATCGCGGACCGGATCCCGGACTCGTTCATGCCCCAGCAGTTCCGTAACCCGGCCAATCCGGACATCCACTTCGCCACGACGGGTCCCGAGATCTGGGACGACACCGACGGAGCCGTCGACGCGATCGTGGCCGGCGTCGGGACCGGCGGGACGATCACCGGCGTGGCGCGCTACATCAAGCCGAAGAAGCCCTCGTTCCAGGCGATCGCCGTGGAGCCCGAGGACAGCCCGATCCTCTCCGGCGGCCAGCCCGGGCCGCACAAGATCCAGGGAATCGGGGCTGGATTCGTGCCCGACGTGCTCGAGACCGATGCCCTCGACGGGGTCATCCAGGTGTCGAACGACGAGGCTGTGGCGATGGCCCAGCGGTTGGCGAAGGAGGAGGGGCTGCTCTGCGGCATCTCCGCCGGCGCGAACGTGAAGGCGGCGATCGAGTTCGGCTCGCGACCCGAGAACGCCGGCAAGACGATCGTCACGATCATCTGCGACTTCGGCGAACGCTACATCCAGACCGTCCTCTTCGACGCGATCCGCTACGACGGCAGCGACACGATCGATTGA
- a CDS encoding SHOCT domain-containing protein yields the protein MSDPRMTGLSLMGLSIAAFLGSTSEMLPSATFFPALAVFVLGAIKFMRANSAEMAKAEKRVERKMNPTLRKNRQAQAHAERLAARQGHALSSLNAIDDVDAESAARLASGQSPTQTPGGDAIEIGEDEADLVVTTDVSFPVEVQAGDALADQLKKLSQLMAQGVLTEEEYAVAKAKLLD from the coding sequence ATGTCCGACCCCAGAATGACCGGCCTCTCGCTGATGGGCCTCTCGATCGCCGCTTTTCTCGGATCGACGTCCGAGATGCTCCCGTCCGCCACGTTCTTTCCGGCGCTGGCAGTGTTCGTGCTCGGTGCGATCAAGTTCATGCGCGCCAACAGCGCCGAGATGGCCAAGGCCGAGAAGCGCGTCGAGCGGAAGATGAATCCCACCCTGCGCAAGAACCGACAGGCCCAGGCCCACGCGGAGCGGCTGGCCGCGCGGCAGGGCCACGCGCTGAGCTCCCTCAACGCCATCGACGACGTCGATGCGGAGTCGGCCGCGCGTCTGGCCTCGGGCCAGAGCCCCACGCAGACACCGGGCGGCGACGCGATCGAGATCGGCGAAGACGAAGCCGACCTCGTCGTGACCACCGACGTCTCGTTCCCCGTCGAGGTGCAGGCCGGCGATGCGCTGGCGGATCAGCTGAAGAAGCTGAGCCAGTTGATGGCGCAGGGCGTGCTGACGGAAGAGGAATACGCGGTCGCGAAGGCGAAGCTGCTCGACTGA
- a CDS encoding gamma carbonic anhydrase family protein: MSEADEASVRYPGAILRPYGDLFPKIDPSAWIAPGVSVVGDVEIGPESSVFYGSVLRGDVHHIRVGARTNLQDQSTVHVTTDRFPTILGDEITVGHRAVVHGCHVGEGALIGIGAIVLDGAVVGEDALVAAGAVVRPGQVVPAATLWAGVPAKEVRPLTEDEIRLQRERTLTYVKTAAIHAASGGNPTDAL, encoded by the coding sequence TTGAGCGAGGCGGACGAGGCGAGCGTTCGGTATCCGGGGGCGATCCTTCGTCCCTACGGCGACCTCTTTCCGAAGATCGACCCTTCGGCCTGGATCGCGCCCGGCGTGTCGGTGGTGGGCGACGTCGAGATCGGGCCGGAGTCGAGCGTCTTCTACGGTTCGGTCCTGCGCGGCGACGTCCACCACATCCGGGTCGGTGCGCGGACGAATCTCCAGGACCAGTCGACCGTCCACGTGACGACCGATCGCTTCCCGACGATCCTCGGGGACGAGATCACCGTGGGCCATCGGGCGGTGGTCCACGGTTGCCACGTGGGGGAGGGCGCGCTGATCGGGATCGGCGCGATCGTGCTCGACGGGGCGGTCGTCGGCGAAGACGCCCTCGTCGCCGCGGGGGCCGTCGTCCGGCCGGGGCAGGTCGTGCCGGCCGCGACACTCTGGGCGGGCGTGCCCGCGAAGGAGGTCCGACCGCTCACGGAAGACGAGATCCGCCTCCAGCGCGAACGGACGCTCACGTACGTGAAGACGGCGGCGATCCACGCCGCGAGTGGCGGGAATCCCACAGACGCGCTCTGA
- the lpxD gene encoding UDP-3-O-(3-hydroxymyristoyl)glucosamine N-acyltransferase, which produces MPRAPRPRSVSELASFLEASFEGDGGAEVAGFASLLQAKADELVFVRDAGLAAGLAASSARAVLAPAGIDTAGRPTIRSDQPAADFSRLVEAFAPRWRPAEGIAEGAHVEPTAQVDPTASIAPGARIGPDCQVGARTVVSSGAVLVQDVRVGEDGWIHPGAILREGTRVGDRVVLQPGVVLGGDGFGYVPDADGRPVAMAQRGRVVLEDDVEIGAHTTVDRATLDETRIRRGAKIDNQVQIAHNCDIGEDVLIAAQTGLSGNTVVGNRAILMARCATTGHLTIGEGAFLAANTGVHHDVAPGARLFGAPAMEERGWHRTVAALKRLPELIKRVRRLERKLDEGE; this is translated from the coding sequence GTGCCCCGCGCGCCGCGGCCCCGCTCCGTTTCCGAGCTGGCCTCGTTCCTCGAGGCCTCGTTCGAGGGCGACGGCGGGGCCGAGGTCGCCGGATTCGCATCGCTCCTGCAGGCGAAGGCCGACGAGCTGGTCTTCGTGCGGGACGCCGGCCTCGCGGCGGGCCTCGCGGCGTCTTCGGCCCGCGCGGTGCTCGCGCCGGCGGGCATCGACACCGCCGGCCGTCCCACGATCCGCTCGGACCAGCCGGCGGCGGACTTCTCGCGCCTGGTCGAGGCCTTCGCGCCGCGATGGCGACCGGCGGAGGGAATCGCCGAGGGCGCCCACGTCGAGCCGACGGCCCAGGTCGATCCCACGGCTTCGATCGCGCCCGGTGCGCGAATCGGCCCGGATTGCCAGGTCGGCGCCCGGACCGTCGTGTCGTCCGGAGCCGTGCTCGTCCAGGACGTGCGCGTCGGAGAGGACGGCTGGATCCACCCCGGGGCGATCCTGCGCGAGGGCACGCGGGTCGGCGATCGCGTGGTGCTCCAGCCCGGGGTCGTGCTCGGGGGCGACGGGTTCGGGTACGTGCCCGACGCCGACGGGCGGCCGGTCGCGATGGCCCAGCGCGGGCGCGTCGTCCTCGAAGACGACGTCGAGATCGGGGCGCACACGACCGTCGATCGGGCGACCCTCGACGAGACCCGGATCCGCCGGGGCGCGAAGATCGACAACCAGGTCCAGATCGCCCACAACTGCGACATCGGCGAGGATGTCCTGATCGCGGCCCAGACCGGCCTCTCGGGCAATACCGTCGTCGGGAACCGCGCGATCCTGATGGCGCGCTGTGCGACGACCGGCCACCTGACGATCGGCGAGGGGGCCTTCCTCGCCGCGAACACGGGCGTCCATCACGACGTCGCGCCCGGCGCGCGACTCTTCGGTGCGCCGGCGATGGAAGAGCGCGGCTGGCATCGCACGGTCGCCGCCCTCAAGCGACTGCCCGAGCTGATCAAGCGCGTCCGCCGCCTCGAGCGGAAGCTCGACGAAGGCGAGTAG
- a CDS encoding universal stress protein, with amino-acid sequence MIETILVATDGSDDASAAEQTAMGLASRLGARLSGVSVLDERLVRAPSADGLALPPFPEADLTAYYRARVEAVARRFGERARGEGLEASCEVLQGSPDDRIVDKVQGADLLVIGRSGTRAGDRGALIGSTVDSVLRKTGKPTILVPGGAPLTGPLVLGFDGSPGSRIAAKLAVTLANGLNEAVHVFVDSKDKGRAVARFDEVRQLVGGLNVPVRETSSTLGRPDVKIVDTAKEVRASLVVMGAYGRNRITDYFLGSNAASVSRTSPVSVLLAR; translated from the coding sequence ATGATCGAGACGATTCTGGTGGCCACCGACGGCTCGGACGATGCGAGTGCCGCGGAACAGACGGCGATGGGGCTCGCGTCGCGGCTCGGCGCCCGACTTTCCGGCGTCTCGGTGCTCGACGAGCGCCTGGTGCGCGCGCCGAGTGCGGACGGTCTCGCGCTGCCGCCCTTCCCGGAGGCCGACCTGACGGCGTACTACCGCGCCCGCGTCGAGGCCGTTGCCCGCCGCTTCGGTGAGCGCGCGCGCGGCGAAGGCCTCGAGGCGAGCTGCGAAGTGCTCCAGGGTTCGCCCGACGATCGGATCGTCGACAAGGTCCAGGGCGCCGACCTGCTGGTCATCGGCCGGAGCGGCACCCGCGCCGGCGATCGCGGGGCGCTGATCGGCTCGACCGTCGATTCGGTCCTCCGCAAGACGGGCAAGCCGACCATCCTCGTGCCCGGCGGCGCGCCGCTGACCGGCCCGCTCGTGCTGGGCTTCGACGGCTCGCCGGGCTCCCGGATCGCGGCGAAGCTCGCGGTGACCCTGGCGAACGGTCTGAACGAGGCGGTCCACGTCTTCGTCGACTCGAAGGACAAGGGCCGCGCCGTGGCCCGCTTCGACGAGGTCCGACAATTGGTGGGCGGACTGAACGTCCCGGTGCGCGAGACGAGCAGCACCCTGGGCCGACCGGACGTGAAGATCGTCGATACGGCCAAGGAGGTCCGCGCGAGCCTGGTCGTGATGGGCGCCTACGGCCGCAACCGGATCACCGACTACTTCCTCGGGAGCAACGCCGCCTCGGTGTCGCGGACTTCGCCGGTGTCCGTGCTGCTCGCGCGGTAA